In Myxococcus stipitatus, the following are encoded in one genomic region:
- a CDS encoding DEAD/DEAH box helicase family protein gives MDVPLELHFDCGTLVAPLLPDDARLRGLFQKDGRTGVYRAPAWHYRQVVLRLRELGVAYVDQARRFEPLEVALTVPIQPFPHQRAALEAWTQAGGRGLVELPTGAGKTLLAVLAIAQVKRPTLVVVPTLDLMAQWQGVLARHFSVPVGMLGGGVNDRQPLTVTTYDSAAMQTEFHGNRFGLLVCDECHHLPAPSYRFIAEGSLAPYRLGLTATLERTDGGERVCEELIGPRVHRTDIRELQGEYLAPYEVKRVEVPLTPDEKARYDEARALYLGFVRKLGVRLSAPEGWARFLAQSQRSDEGRAAYRAYREQRRIALTSSAKQQVLWRILLEHREDRVLVFTDDNETVYTLARRWMLPALTHHTPVPERKALLAAFASGELPVLLTSRVLNEGVDVPEARVGVVLSGSGSVREHVQRLGRILRKRPGKRALLYEVCSAQTAESGISERRRQHGAYQEES, from the coding sequence ATGGATGTTCCCCTTGAGCTCCACTTCGACTGCGGCACCCTGGTGGCCCCGTTGCTGCCGGATGATGCGCGGCTGCGGGGGCTCTTCCAGAAAGACGGGCGCACGGGTGTGTATCGCGCCCCGGCGTGGCACTACCGGCAGGTGGTGCTGCGGTTGAGGGAGTTGGGCGTGGCGTATGTGGACCAGGCCCGGCGCTTCGAGCCATTGGAGGTGGCGCTGACGGTGCCCATCCAGCCCTTTCCGCATCAGCGCGCGGCGCTGGAGGCGTGGACGCAGGCGGGAGGGAGGGGGCTGGTGGAGTTGCCGACGGGGGCGGGCAAGACGCTGCTCGCGGTGCTGGCCATCGCTCAGGTGAAGCGGCCCACGTTGGTGGTGGTGCCCACGCTGGACTTGATGGCGCAGTGGCAGGGAGTGCTCGCGCGGCACTTCTCCGTGCCGGTGGGGATGTTGGGGGGCGGGGTCAATGACAGACAACCGTTGACCGTGACGACGTACGACTCGGCGGCGATGCAGACGGAGTTTCACGGTAACCGGTTTGGATTGTTGGTCTGCGACGAATGCCATCACCTGCCGGCGCCCAGTTATCGCTTCATCGCGGAGGGCTCTCTCGCGCCGTACCGGTTGGGGCTGACGGCGACGCTGGAGCGCACGGATGGCGGGGAGCGGGTGTGCGAGGAGTTGATAGGGCCTCGCGTGCACCGCACGGACATTCGGGAGCTGCAGGGTGAGTATCTCGCGCCCTACGAGGTGAAGCGGGTGGAGGTGCCGCTGACGCCGGATGAGAAGGCTCGCTATGACGAGGCGCGGGCGCTGTATCTGGGCTTCGTGCGCAAGCTGGGCGTGAGGCTGTCGGCGCCGGAGGGTTGGGCGCGGTTCCTGGCGCAGAGCCAGCGCAGCGACGAGGGACGGGCCGCATACCGTGCGTACCGCGAGCAGCGCCGCATCGCGCTCACGTCCAGCGCCAAGCAACAGGTGTTGTGGCGCATCCTGCTGGAGCACCGCGAGGACCGGGTGCTGGTATTCACCGACGACAACGAGACAGTCTATACGCTGGCGCGGCGGTGGATGTTGCCCGCGCTCACGCACCACACGCCCGTGCCGGAGCGCAAGGCGTTGCTGGCGGCCTTCGCCTCGGGAGAGCTTCCGGTGTTGCTCACCTCGCGCGTGTTGAATGAAGGCGTGGATGTGCCGGAGGCGAGAGTGGGAGTGGTGCTCAGCGGCAGCGGGAGCGTGCGCGAACACGTGCAGAGACTGGGGCGCATCCTGCGCAAGAGGCCCGGCAAACGCGCGCTGCTGTACGAGGTGTGCTCGGCCCAGACCGCGGAGAGCGGCATCAGCGAGCGGCGGCGTCAGCACGGCGCCTACCAGGAGGAGAGCTGA
- a CDS encoding DMT family transporter yields the protein MRLVSLVPLLCGLAVVAQGGLNRRFAGQWGLLSAVLVNMVVATVAIFAAYMVARSVPGFWPEASPTEDHFSGFTPWHLVPGLCGVVIVLGMPWAIGRLGAVQSVLLLIAAQLATSLVWDAMVEGRPATLARVVGSALAFTGAAIAVWKG from the coding sequence ATGCGTCTGGTCTCGCTCGTTCCCCTGTTGTGTGGCCTGGCGGTTGTTGCCCAGGGCGGTCTCAACCGGCGGTTCGCGGGGCAGTGGGGCCTGCTCAGCGCGGTGCTGGTGAACATGGTGGTAGCGACGGTGGCCATCTTCGCCGCGTACATGGTGGCGCGCTCCGTGCCCGGCTTCTGGCCCGAGGCCTCGCCCACCGAGGACCACTTCTCCGGCTTCACCCCCTGGCACCTGGTGCCCGGCCTGTGTGGTGTCGTCATCGTGCTGGGCATGCCGTGGGCCATCGGCCGGTTGGGCGCGGTGCAGTCGGTCCTCCTGCTCATCGCCGCGCAACTGGCGACCAGTCTCGTCTGGGACGCCATGGTGGAAGGCCGCCCCGCGACGCTCGCTCGGGTGGTGGGCTCCGCGCTCGCCTTCACGGGTGCGGCCATCGCCGTCTGGAAGGGCTAG
- a CDS encoding DNA-binding response regulator, producing the protein MRRVLIVSPHAASRELLRRVLAAGDEGLSFSSTGDTDDALSSIASAAPALVVVDLRRQDEDQPLFLGLLRKRYPAQPLITLLPGRLRVFDGEQESVVDAPGDSAEALHHLLDALRTAVRQVVAQDLLRVLRPPIGRA; encoded by the coding sequence ATGCGCCGAGTCCTCATCGTCAGCCCTCATGCCGCGTCCCGCGAGCTGTTGCGCCGCGTCCTCGCCGCCGGTGACGAGGGCCTGAGCTTCTCCTCCACCGGAGACACCGACGACGCCCTGTCCTCCATCGCCTCCGCCGCGCCGGCCCTCGTCGTCGTGGACCTGCGCAGGCAGGACGAGGACCAGCCGCTCTTCCTGGGGCTCTTGCGCAAGCGCTACCCCGCGCAACCCCTCATCACGCTGCTGCCCGGCCGGTTGCGTGTCTTCGACGGTGAACAGGAGAGCGTCGTCGACGCGCCCGGCGATTCCGCCGAGGCCCTCCATCACCTCCTCGATGCCCTGAGGACCGCGGTGCGGCAGGTGGTCGCCCAGGACCTGCTGCGCGTGCTGCGCCCGCCCATTGGCCGCGCCTGA
- a CDS encoding YheT family hydrolase: MSFQPTEPFVSAPGLTNEHAQTIYANLVRPLHTPELRRTRRELPDGDFVDVDTFDGPPGAPHVVALHGLEGSSRAGYIAAVLRGAKARGWGATALNFRSCSGEPNRLARTYHSGHIDDALGLMRDLRAQVTGPLFAVGFSLGANVLCRLLEDQGENAPVNAAASISAPYDLDACCRKLDGPGVFHLLYRERFLRTLKSKARAKLKRFPGAFDGRAMEAARTVRAFDHAVTAPLHGFRSAEHYYAESSSGSRLHAIRKPTLLISAADDPMLESPVIPPQAKDNPHLSIVETAHGGHVGFVAGHVHRPRFWAEEQALDFFASFR, from the coding sequence GTGAGCTTCCAACCCACCGAGCCCTTCGTCTCCGCGCCGGGTCTGACGAACGAGCATGCGCAGACCATCTACGCGAACCTCGTGCGGCCGCTGCACACGCCCGAGCTCCGGCGCACGCGGCGCGAGTTGCCCGACGGAGACTTCGTCGACGTGGACACCTTCGACGGTCCTCCCGGCGCGCCCCACGTGGTCGCGCTGCACGGGCTGGAGGGCTCGTCCCGAGCCGGTTACATCGCCGCCGTCCTCCGCGGCGCGAAGGCGCGAGGCTGGGGCGCCACCGCGCTCAACTTCCGCTCCTGCAGCGGCGAGCCCAACCGGCTGGCGCGCACGTACCACTCGGGGCACATCGACGACGCGCTCGGGTTGATGCGCGACCTGCGCGCCCAGGTGACGGGCCCGCTCTTCGCCGTCGGCTTCTCGCTGGGCGCCAACGTGTTGTGCCGGCTGCTCGAGGACCAGGGAGAGAACGCCCCCGTCAACGCCGCCGCGTCCATCAGCGCGCCGTATGACCTGGATGCGTGCTGCCGGAAGTTGGATGGTCCGGGCGTGTTCCACCTGCTGTACCGGGAGCGCTTCCTGCGGACGTTGAAGAGCAAGGCGCGCGCGAAGCTGAAGCGGTTCCCCGGCGCCTTCGATGGCCGCGCCATGGAAGCGGCGCGCACCGTGCGGGCCTTCGACCACGCCGTCACCGCGCCCCTGCACGGCTTCCGCAGTGCGGAGCACTACTACGCCGAATCGTCCTCGGGCTCGCGACTCCACGCCATCCGCAAGCCCACGTTGCTCATCAGCGCCGCCGATGACCCGATGCTGGAGTCGCCCGTCATCCCGCCCCAGGCGAAGGACAATCCCCACCTGAGCATCGTGGAGACAGCACACGGTGGACACGTGGGCTTCGTCGCGGGCCACGTGCACCGTCCGCGCTTCTGGGCCGAGGAACAGGCGTTGGATTTCTTCGCGTCCTTCCGTTAG
- a CDS encoding YkgJ family cysteine cluster protein gives MECTRCGACCVAPDIAALDKPLGLRCPHLGEDNLCARYEDRPSICRDYQPDEVCRLIEAPTLEERVYKYLSLFGLAEEARAVKEQGCPSMKRARLLGSAEGSPTGVPGGQRGD, from the coding sequence ATGGAATGCACTCGCTGTGGCGCCTGCTGCGTGGCGCCGGACATCGCGGCGCTCGACAAGCCGCTGGGGCTGCGCTGCCCGCACCTGGGCGAGGACAACCTCTGCGCCCGGTACGAGGACCGGCCGAGCATCTGCCGGGACTACCAGCCCGACGAGGTGTGCCGCCTCATCGAGGCCCCCACGCTGGAGGAGCGCGTGTACAAGTACCTGTCGCTCTTCGGGCTCGCCGAAGAGGCCCGGGCCGTGAAGGAGCAGGGTTGTCCTTCCATGAAGCGCGCCCGGCTCTTGGGCTCGGCGGAGGGCTCGCCCACTGGAGTACCCGGTGGCCAACGCGGCGACTAG
- a CDS encoding GNAT family N-acetyltransferase codes for MHLALATDAQKAERDRLTHEAWGSPLTVEQFHQRELRLRSHPWCREGMRTWLLRDDSGRVLASCETFHTDSYLRGPDGVATRGVTHAIASVYTEPALRGHGYATRLMDLLAERLEQEPEKPHAAILFSDVGAPLYRRSGYHEAPAYDWHLSAAGGLSTHAVDALLCDGDVPLMMQRIQRPDVPFLLWPGAAQIDWHLERERAYAELLRRPRPEACGATVGESTVLWAMMARYGQLVVLMLDAETVEDAVALLEAARGVAHRAGLSRVVVWEEPSTLAWVARVPGATREARDGALPMMRALRPGLPPAERVGFSRALWV; via the coding sequence ATGCACCTGGCCCTCGCCACCGACGCACAGAAAGCCGAGCGCGACCGCCTCACCCATGAGGCCTGGGGTTCGCCCCTCACCGTGGAGCAGTTCCACCAACGGGAGCTGCGGCTGCGCTCCCATCCCTGGTGCCGGGAGGGCATGCGCACCTGGCTGTTGCGCGATGACTCGGGCCGGGTGCTGGCCTCGTGCGAGACGTTCCACACGGACAGCTACCTGCGCGGCCCGGACGGCGTGGCCACGCGCGGCGTCACCCACGCCATCGCCAGTGTCTACACGGAGCCCGCGCTGCGAGGACACGGGTACGCGACGCGGCTGATGGACCTGCTCGCCGAGAGGCTGGAGCAGGAGCCCGAGAAACCCCACGCCGCCATTCTCTTCTCCGACGTGGGCGCCCCGCTCTATCGCCGGTCCGGTTACCACGAGGCGCCCGCGTATGACTGGCACCTGTCCGCCGCGGGAGGGCTGTCCACCCACGCGGTGGACGCACTGCTGTGCGATGGGGACGTGCCGCTGATGATGCAGCGGATTCAGCGCCCGGACGTGCCGTTCCTGCTCTGGCCCGGCGCCGCGCAAATCGACTGGCACCTGGAGCGGGAGCGCGCGTACGCGGAGCTCCTGCGCCGTCCCCGCCCGGAGGCCTGCGGCGCGACGGTGGGCGAGTCCACCGTGCTGTGGGCGATGATGGCGCGGTATGGGCAACTGGTCGTGTTGATGCTCGACGCGGAGACGGTGGAGGACGCCGTCGCCCTGCTCGAGGCGGCGCGGGGCGTGGCGCATCGGGCGGGCTTGTCGCGCGTGGTGGTCTGGGAGGAGCCCTCCACGCTGGCGTGGGTGGCGCGAGTCCCGGGGGCGACGCGGGAGGCGCGGGACGGCGCGCTGCCGATGATGCGGGCCCTGCGCCCGGGGCTCCCTCCCGCCGAGCGGGTGGGGTTCAGCCGCGCGCTGTGGGTTTGA
- a CDS encoding DUF481 domain-containing protein yields the protein MLSAALLIATSLQAQTPVPAEPAPTAASPAAVAAPAATPEERMAAAAERAAAAAERAAAAAERAAEASARAASVIAGPSPEAAAEAAPATDQEKKKREEWDITVGLGLISLTGNASTLTFSGLASAQRTTDHWIFGAKAYGNYGRSRPPEVEGENLESQLVALNAGLELRGDRRFTKMLSGYLLAGAEMDHVKSVESRSIGEGGLGILWWDEKPKDQPETYLRTDAAFRYAHETRFQYYPTRLDLPDVDLGGPRFGVAFRYGLTKDILFKEDAEVLLSVIDTSRVLVNSQTQLSVRLTEALSMGVSFLVKHDSKPPQGKVPTDTALAFNLEVAL from the coding sequence ATGCTTTCCGCAGCACTCTTGATTGCCACATCCCTGCAGGCCCAGACGCCTGTTCCCGCCGAGCCCGCTCCCACCGCCGCCTCTCCCGCCGCCGTCGCCGCGCCCGCAGCCACGCCCGAGGAGCGCATGGCCGCCGCCGCCGAGCGCGCCGCCGCCGCCGCCGAGCGCGCGGCCGCCGCCGCCGAGCGCGCCGCCGAGGCCAGTGCCCGTGCCGCCAGCGTCATCGCGGGCCCCTCGCCCGAGGCCGCCGCCGAGGCCGCTCCCGCCACCGACCAGGAGAAGAAGAAGCGGGAGGAGTGGGACATCACCGTGGGCCTGGGTCTCATCTCGCTGACGGGCAACGCCTCCACCCTCACGTTCAGCGGCCTGGCCAGCGCGCAGCGCACCACCGACCACTGGATTTTCGGCGCGAAGGCCTACGGCAACTACGGCCGCAGCCGCCCGCCCGAGGTGGAAGGGGAGAACCTGGAGTCGCAGCTGGTGGCCCTCAACGCGGGCCTGGAGCTGCGCGGGGACCGGCGCTTCACGAAGATGCTCTCCGGCTACCTGCTGGCCGGCGCGGAGATGGACCACGTGAAGAGCGTGGAGTCTCGGAGCATCGGTGAAGGCGGTCTCGGCATCCTCTGGTGGGACGAGAAGCCGAAGGACCAGCCGGAGACGTACCTGCGCACGGACGCCGCCTTCCGCTACGCCCACGAGACGCGCTTCCAGTACTACCCCACGCGCCTGGACCTGCCGGACGTGGACCTGGGCGGCCCCCGCTTCGGCGTGGCCTTCCGCTACGGCCTCACCAAGGACATCCTCTTCAAGGAGGACGCCGAGGTGCTGCTGAGCGTCATCGACACCTCGCGCGTGCTGGTGAACAGCCAGACGCAGCTGTCCGTGCGGCTGACGGAGGCGCTCTCCATGGGCGTCAGCTTCCTGGTGAAGCACGACAGCAAGCCGCCCCAGGGCAAGGTGCCCACCGACACCGCGCTGGCCTTCAACCTGGAAGTCGCGCTGTAG
- a CDS encoding cytochrome C oxidase subunit IV family protein, with the protein MAIANESHQEEKNMGHHGAGRYWLIWGVLLVLTAITVGTGRMHLPNFGLLLAIVVATVKGTLVALYFMHLAEHQGANRIVFGVSILFVVLMLVIPMADLGTRFRGSNPPGSQYSDLQPPDIGTGSQRGRFGGGMKPPQTKDMPETPAPQH; encoded by the coding sequence ATGGCCATTGCCAACGAATCCCATCAGGAAGAAAAGAACATGGGCCACCACGGAGCCGGTCGGTACTGGCTCATCTGGGGTGTGCTGCTCGTGTTGACGGCCATCACCGTCGGCACCGGCCGCATGCACCTGCCCAACTTCGGCCTGCTGCTCGCCATCGTCGTCGCGACGGTGAAGGGCACGCTGGTGGCGCTGTACTTCATGCACCTGGCGGAGCATCAGGGAGCCAACCGGATTGTCTTCGGTGTCTCCATCCTGTTCGTGGTGCTGATGCTCGTCATCCCCATGGCGGACCTGGGCACGCGCTTCCGCGGCTCCAACCCGCCGGGCTCGCAGTACAGCGACCTGCAGCCTCCGGATATCGGCACGGGCTCGCAGCGCGGCCGCTTCGGTGGCGGGATGAAGCCGCCTCAGACGAAGGACATGCCGGAGACCCCGGCGCCGCAGCACTGA
- a CDS encoding cytochrome c oxidase subunit 3 family protein yields the protein MQSSAHTAEGAAPVPRLAAHFASLEVQTHAARLGMWLFLATEILLFAGLFVCYGCYRFLYPEAWAEGSRSLNLMMGTVNTVVLITSSLTAALAVHYAREGKNKMVGIMFALTLLMAIGFLVIKYFEYHHKFEIGTLPGRYYTYEGMQQPGIALYFTVYFCSTALHAFHVLIGMGVLTVAMIRAFTKADFGPNNYTMVELGSMYWHLVDLVWIFLFPMLYLV from the coding sequence ATGCAGTCTAGCGCTCACACCGCCGAGGGCGCGGCCCCCGTGCCGCGCCTGGCGGCCCACTTCGCCTCGCTCGAGGTGCAGACCCACGCCGCCCGTCTGGGGATGTGGCTGTTCCTGGCGACGGAAATCCTCCTCTTCGCCGGCCTGTTCGTCTGCTACGGCTGCTACCGCTTCCTCTACCCGGAGGCGTGGGCGGAGGGCAGCCGCAGCCTGAACCTGATGATGGGCACCGTGAACACGGTGGTGCTCATCACCTCCTCGCTCACCGCGGCGCTCGCGGTGCACTACGCGCGGGAGGGCAAGAACAAGATGGTGGGCATCATGTTCGCGCTCACCCTCTTGATGGCCATCGGCTTCCTCGTCATCAAGTACTTCGAGTACCACCACAAGTTCGAGATCGGGACGCTGCCGGGCCGGTACTACACGTACGAGGGCATGCAGCAGCCCGGCATCGCGCTGTACTTCACGGTCTACTTCTGCTCGACGGCGCTCCACGCGTTCCACGTCCTCATCGGCATGGGCGTGCTGACGGTGGCGATGATTCGCGCGTTCACGAAGGCGGACTTCGGCCCCAACAACTACACCATGGTCGAGCTGGGCAGCATGTACTGGCACCTCGTCGACCTGGTGTGGATCTTCCTGTTCCCGATGCTCTACCTGGTCTGA
- the ctaD gene encoding cytochrome c oxidase subunit I, with the protein MTPSSSLDTAGAAPHGEHHDHHPNYLVDGTTIKSWLLTVDHKRIGLMFLFWVLLFFLVGGIFALLIRIELLTPGPTIMDAMTYNRTFTLHGLVMIFLFMIPAIPAVFGNFMLPLMLGAKDVAFPRLNLASLYIYLAGAVIALWGMLNGGLDTGWTFYTPYSTHTTTTVAPVLFGAFIIGFSSIATGINFIVTCHTMRAPGITWFKMPLFVWAIYATSCIQVLATPVIGLLLVLVTVENLFSFGMFDPARGGDPVLFQHLFWFYSHPAVYIMVLPAFGVMSEVVSTFSRKNIFGYRAVAYSSLGIAFVGFFAWGHHMFVSGQSTFDAGVFGVLTMLVGVFTAIKVFNWIGTVYKGAVDFKTPFAYFCGFLFFTVFGGMTGIALGTVSLDVPWHDTYFVVAHFHFIMVGATIMAFLAALHYWFPKMFGRTYHEGWGLVSAALIILGFNATFIPQFLLGNNGMPRRYYDYPERFQALNVASTAGASLLAFGFIIIALYLAYALVYGKAAGKNPWRSKGYEWQSESPPPTHNFVGPQPTFPEEPHFYVDPKKAEVPDAV; encoded by the coding sequence CCGCCCCGCACGGCGAGCATCACGACCACCACCCGAACTATCTGGTGGATGGCACCACCATCAAGAGCTGGCTCTTGACGGTGGACCACAAGCGCATCGGCCTGATGTTCCTGTTCTGGGTCCTGCTCTTCTTCCTCGTGGGCGGCATCTTCGCGCTGCTCATCCGGATTGAGCTGCTGACCCCGGGCCCGACCATCATGGACGCGATGACGTACAACCGTACGTTCACGCTCCACGGCCTGGTCATGATCTTCCTGTTCATGATTCCGGCGATTCCCGCCGTCTTCGGCAACTTCATGCTGCCGCTGATGCTGGGCGCCAAGGACGTGGCCTTCCCCCGGCTGAACCTGGCCTCGCTCTACATCTACCTGGCCGGCGCGGTGATTGCGCTCTGGGGCATGCTCAACGGCGGTCTGGACACGGGCTGGACGTTCTACACCCCGTACAGCACGCACACGACGACGACGGTGGCGCCCGTGCTGTTCGGCGCGTTCATCATCGGCTTCAGCTCCATCGCGACGGGCATCAACTTCATCGTCACGTGCCACACCATGCGGGCGCCGGGCATCACCTGGTTCAAGATGCCCCTGTTCGTGTGGGCCATCTACGCCACCAGCTGCATCCAGGTGCTGGCCACGCCGGTGATTGGCCTGCTGCTGGTGCTGGTGACGGTGGAGAACCTGTTCAGCTTCGGCATGTTCGACCCGGCGCGCGGCGGCGACCCGGTGCTCTTCCAGCACCTGTTCTGGTTCTACAGCCACCCGGCCGTGTACATCATGGTGCTCCCCGCCTTCGGCGTGATGAGCGAGGTCGTCAGCACGTTCAGCCGCAAGAACATCTTCGGCTACCGCGCGGTGGCGTACTCCAGCCTGGGCATCGCCTTCGTGGGCTTCTTCGCCTGGGGACACCACATGTTCGTGTCCGGCCAGTCCACCTTCGACGCGGGCGTGTTCGGCGTGCTCACCATGCTGGTGGGCGTCTTCACGGCCATCAAGGTGTTCAACTGGATTGGCACCGTCTACAAGGGCGCCGTCGACTTCAAGACGCCCTTCGCCTACTTCTGCGGCTTCCTGTTCTTCACCGTGTTCGGTGGCATGACGGGCATCGCGCTGGGCACGGTGTCGCTGGACGTCCCGTGGCACGACACCTACTTCGTCGTGGCGCACTTCCACTTCATCATGGTGGGCGCGACCATCATGGCCTTCCTGGCCGCCCTGCACTACTGGTTCCCGAAGATGTTCGGGCGCACGTACCACGAGGGATGGGGCCTGGTGTCCGCGGCGCTCATCATCCTGGGGTTCAACGCCACGTTCATCCCCCAGTTCCTCTTGGGCAACAACGGCATGCCGCGCCGGTACTATGACTACCCGGAGCGCTTCCAGGCGCTGAACGTGGCCTCCACGGCCGGCGCGTCCCTGCTCGCCTTCGGCTTCATCATCATCGCTTTGTACCTGGCGTACGCGCTGGTGTACGGCAAGGCCGCTGGCAAGAACCCCTGGCGGAGCAAGGGCTACGAGTGGCAGAGCGAGTCTCCGCCGCCCACCCACAACTTCGTGGGCCCGCAGCCGACGTTCCCCGAGGAGCCGCACTTCTACGTCGACCCGAAGAAGGCCGAGGTCCCCGATGCAGTCTAG